A DNA window from Mytilus edulis chromosome 14, xbMytEdul2.2, whole genome shotgun sequence contains the following coding sequences:
- the LOC139502799 gene encoding uncharacterized protein, giving the protein MGKKYCCVPLCHNTSDTVTENGSKVILHRFPMSEKKSHIKRQWITRVNNVRANFVVNDSSRICSEHFEGTFTDQSLPTRFPSKPQKEVKTRRPLLKYELNVDNNNNIPPCDTQMSHINDTSILEGLNENVHAMHNFEKLAIATQTMDTGMNATPEYVDVETQVGHTKEVKDIGIQCDLPRMIFEDIKDDDSKVKFYTGFPTFKVFWLFFLTLTKHGAEKVNYWEGEKRSMGDKLYHQESYDKPGKKRFLRPIDEFLLTCMKLRLGLNQEHLADIFRISKTTVSRTFNTWVNFIYDHSKGLIAWPTREQILANLPQHFNDHVNTRIVLDCTEFFTERPSSLVSQWLTWSEYKHHNTFKVLIGVTPNGMVTFVSRLWGGNVSDRHIVEHDGLIPKLSPGDVIMADKGFTIEDLLSPDIGLNVPPRVSTKHQMSSSEFFKTANIASARIVVEMKMEQVKNFQILNSILPLSEAHLAEQIAIICISWTNLLPPLLQ; this is encoded by the coding sequence atgGGGAAGAAGTATTGCTGTGTCCCACTGTGTCACAATACATCAGACACTGTCACAGAAAATGGCTCAAAGGTGATTCTCCACAGATTTCCAATGTCAGAAAAGAAATCTCACATAAAGAGGCAATGGATAACCAGAGTTAATAATGTTAGGGCTAATTTCGTGGTGAATGATAGTTCTCGAATTTGCAGTGAACATTTTGAGGGTACATTCACAGACCAATCACTACCAACAAGGTTTCCATCAAAGCCTCAAAAGGAAGTTAAGACAAGAAGACctcttttaaaatatgaattaaatgtTGACAACAATAATAACATTCCTCCATGTGATACACAAATGAGCCATATTAATGATACCAGCATTTTAGAAGGTTTGAATGAGAATGTACATGCTATGCATAACTTTGAAAAACTGGCGATTGCTACACAAACTATGGACACAGGTATGAATGCAACACCTGAGTATGTTGATGTGGAAACACAAGTGGGCCACACAAAAGAGGTGAAGGATATAGGAATACAGTGTGACTTACCTAGGATGATATTCGAGGATATTAAAGATGATGACAGCAAAGTCAAGTTTTATACTGGCTTCCCAACTTTTAAAGTGTTTTGGCTGTTCTTCTTGACACTAACTAAACATGGTGCAGAGAAAGTAAACTATTGGGAAGGAGAAAAAAGATCAATGGGGGATAAACTGTACCACCAGGAAAGTTATGACAAGCCAGGAAAAAAAAGGTTTTTACGACCAATAGATGAATTTCTCTTAACATGTATGAAATTGAGACTTGGATTGAATCAAGAACATTTAGCGGACATATTCAGAATTTCAAAAACAACAGTTTCAAGAACATTCAATACTTGGGTTAACTTTATATATGACCATAGCAAAGGTTTAATTGCTTGGCCTACAAGAGAACAAATACTTGCGAATCTACCTCAGCATTTTAATGATCATGTTAATACAAGAATTGTACTTGATTGCAcagaattttttactgaaagACCTTCTTCTCTTGTGTCACAGTGGCTGACATGGTCTGAATATAAGCATCACAATACATTTAAAGTCTTAATAGGAGTAACACCTAATGGAATGGTAACATTTGTGTCAAGATTATGGGGAGGAAATGTTTCTGACAGACATATAGTTGAACATGATGGGTTGATACCTAAATTGTCTCCTGGAGATGTTATAATGGCAGATAAGGGGTTTACTATTGAAGACTTACTCTCCCCAGACATTGGTTTAAATGTTCCACCTCGTGTATCAACAAAACATCAGATGTCATCCTCTGAATTTTTCAAAACAGCTAACATTGCCTCAGCTAGAATTGTTGTCGAGATGAAAATGGAGCAAGTGAAAAATTTTCAGATTTTGAATTCTATTTTACCACTTTCAGAAGCACATCTGGCTGAACAAATAGCTATAATTTGTATATCTTGGACAAACTTATTGCCTCCTCTTTTGCAATAA